A stretch of the Danio rerio strain Tuebingen ecotype United States chromosome 18, GRCz12tu, whole genome shotgun sequence genome encodes the following:
- the LOC137488273 gene encoding uncharacterized protein: protein MAKTIARTARSIAAQINECCSYIHSKYQQLQAFRRQVKRRTRPKHWDWIEDFELEHELRFPTRGPRSLLKLRNLQHFLRETEQNWWDFRPPRVPGRPHRVLRINLRDRPIKALLSTELFPPKPVDRTERHYCRKLLLMERPLEISLPADILEEIRALEHLEEEQGLPPHLHCSSGQEDYYSADEE from the coding sequence ATGGCGAAGACGATTGCGAGAACTGCGAGGTCCATCGCGGCCCAGATAAACGAGTGCTGTTCCTACATCCACAGCAAATACCAGCAGCTGCAGGCCTTCCGCCGACAAGTCAAACGGAGGACCAGACCCAAGCACTGGGACTGGATAGAAGACTTCGAGCTCGAGCACGAGCTGCGCTTCCCCACCCGCGGGCCCCGGAGCCTGCTGAAGCTGCGGAACCTGCAGCACTTCCTGCGGGAAACCGAGCAGAACTGGTGGGACTTTCGACCTCCGCGGGTGCCCGGGAGACCGCACCGCGTGTTGCGGATAAACCTCCGGGACCGGCCGATCAAAGCCCTGCTGAGCACCGAGCTTTTCCCTCCGAAGCCCGTAGACCGCACCGAGAGACACTACTGCCGGAAACTGCTGCTGATGGAGCGGCCGCTGGAGATCAGCTTACCGGCAGACATACTGGAGGAGATCCGTGCGCTGGAGCATCTGGAGGAGGAGCAGGGGCTACCGCCACACCTGCACTGCTCATCCGGTCAGGAGGACTATTATTCCGCGGATGAAGAGTGA